In Pseudoalteromonas tetraodonis, the genomic window TGGCACTGAACTTTGGAGTTATGATGCTGGCCAGGTTGTTGATGCTAGGCATACTCCTGCTGCTGCTGATTTAGATGGAGATGGCCTGGTCGAGATAATAGTTTCTAATAAATTGGATGATTTTATAACTATTGTTGACAATAAAGGCGTTACTAAAAAGCAAATGTTAAAAGCAAGTTCAAAATGGGAAGGTACTGGGAATATTGCAATTGCGGATATTGATAGTGATGGTATTCCTGAGTTTATGCTAGGAGACAGTGTATATAATTATAACTCTGGTGTTATATTTACCTACGGTTGGTCTGCTTCTCCAATTGCGTTTGACTCTAATAACGATGGTGTCCAAGAGGTTTTTGGTAAAGGCGAGTTAATTGATAAAGACGGAACAGTATTGTGGTCTTATTTGGGTGATGATTTAAGCTGGTTCTCATCCATAGCTGATATTGATAATGATAGCCAGCCCGAGGTCATTCTTTCTATACCTTCAACTTCTGGCAAAAGTAGTATTGTTGTGCTAGAGCAAAATGGTAATGTTAAATGGCAAGTAAACAATCCGGCTAACCCTGGAGGCGGTGCTCAAGCTATTTCAAATTTCTTAGGCGCTGATGATTTGGGTATAGTTTACTCTGGTTTTAGCTCGATAGATATGTACAGCCCAGCTGGTGATATCGTTTGGACAGTAACTAACGATGACAAATGGAGCGGGAAAATGGGCGTTAGCGCGTACGACTTTAATGGCGATGGCATTGATGAAGTAATAGTACAAGATCACTTTAAAGTAAGAGTACTAAATGGCCTTAATGGTGAGGTACTATCGACTGTTGCAAACTCTACTGCAACACTTTGGGAGTACCCAATTGTTGTTGATCTTGAGGGTGATAATAATGCAGAGCTGATTGTGGTTTCAAACAATTCTGATAGCAATTATATTATAAATAATGGTGTTACTGTATATGGTACTGCCGATACCAGTAAGCCTTGGAAAAATGCTACCCGCATTTGGAACCAGCACTCTTACCACCAAACTAATATTAATCAAGATGGAACTGTACCAACTGTGGAGTCACCAAGCTGGTTAAATAACAATACTTACCGCTCTAGTACACTTAAATAAAAGCTATTTATAGCAAATAAAAAGCCAATTAAGTTTTAATTGGCTTTTTATTATTAAATAGTTGTTTAAAATAATTGGCAATTAATAATCACGTTGAATTTGAGGTTTTTTTGTCGAACTTACAGCAAGACCCCGCTATTAGAAGTTTACTAGAGCGAATGCCTAAAAACATTCAATCTACCTTTACTGATGAACAGTTAGCGCATCTAAAAATAGCCATTGGTGCTAGGCAGTGGGGTAACCATGCCGTTGATTGTAGAGGCGTAGTTAAGTTTTTTAAATACCGTTATTACTATGTTTTTTTAGCAGGACGTAATAGGCGTGAATTAAGTGCAAAAGAGCAAAAAGTAGCAAGGTTTACTCAAGCATTAATTTTAAGTACCGCAACTACTTTTTTTATTTTATTTACATTGCTGGTTTTATATTTGATTAAATCTGCATTGGGAATTGATGTTTTTGAAGGATATTCGTTTGGTGTTTGGAGTTGGTTTAAGGGCTTATTTAATTAAACTTAAATAAAATGTGAGTATTTATTTTAATACTTACTAACAAAGCAAGAGTTAGCTAAAAGATATAAACATTAATTTTAGTACTTTTGTCGGAATCAGCAATTGAACAAAATTGGCTAATACTATATTATCCCCATGGATTTTGTGGGGCGTCACTCACACTGAATTAGCTATAAGGAATTAAGCAAAATGACATCTCCAAGGACTTTTAAACCTTCAGGTTCCTCTGATGCCAATTTTTACCGATTATTTGATATATTTGCGTTGTTTTTAGCTTTTCAGTGCGCAGCCCTAATTTATGATTTTAAACTCACTCCTATTTATGCCGCTTCTGCATTAGCTGTTGCACTTAGCTACTTGTACAGTGCTGAGCTTTTTTCTACCTACCGTTCTTGGCGTGCTGGTAAATTTAGAACCATGGTAATGTGTGCATGGGGTAGTGTTTTAATTGCCTTTGCGTTTTTACTGGTTGTGTCTTTTTTATTTAAGTTTACTGAGTCGCTTTCTCGCGTGGGAATCGCGATTTGGTTTATGCTTAGTGTGGCGTATTTATATATTTGGCGTTTGGGTGCTTATTTATACAAACGCAATCGCCGTAAACTAGGTTTGTCGCAGCGGTGTGTTGCCATTATTGGTGCTACAGAGTCTGCTGCTTATTTACATGCAGAAATTGTAAAACACGACGAGCTAGGTTTTAACTTTAAAGGCTTTTACGATGACAGAAGCCCTGAACGTTTGTTTGAGCAACTTGAACAGCAAGGTGTTGAGGGCGGTATACAAAGTGCAGTAGATGCAGCACGTAATGGCGAAATAGATATACTTTATATTGCACTCCCTATGAAAGCGCAAAAACGCATAGCTGATATTTTATTACAGCTTGGTGATACCACAGTAGATGTGCACATAGTGCCCGATTTTTTACTCTCAAACTTAATACATGCCCGTATTGAGCATGTGGGCGATGTAGATACTTTAAGCGTTTTTGAAGCGCCGTGTATTGGTGCTCACGAATTTATAAAACGAACAGAAGATATAGTTGTTTCGGCTATTATTGTTATTTTAATCACCCCATTATTATTGACTATTGCTGCCGCAATAAAGCTAACATCTAAGGGGCCTATTATATTTAAGCAAGATCGCTATGGCTTAGATGGCCGCAAAATAAAAGTGTGGAAGTTTCGCTCGATGACCGTGACCGAGAATAGTGATGTAGTGACTCAGGCAACCAAAAACGATGCCCGCATTACTCCACTAGGTGGTTTTTTACGCCGTACTAGCCTTGACGAACTGCCGCAATTTATAAATGTTTTAAAAGGCGATATGTCGATTGTTGGGCCAAGGCCCCATGCTGTTGCTCATAACGAAGAGTACCGAAAAAAAGTAGAATTTTACATGTTTAGGCATAAAACCAAACCGGGAATTACCGGTTGGGCACAAATTAATGGCTGGCGCGGCGAAACCGATACTTTGGATAAAATGGCTAAGCGAGTTGAATACGACCTACATTACATTAAACATTGGTCTTTATGGTTTGATGTTAAAATAATTTTTATGACAATTTTTAAGGGATTTAAAAGTGAAAATGCGTACTAATACAATTACCACTTTACTTGTTGCGTTAGGCTTAAGTGCACCTGCATTGGCAGTAGAATTACAACCAGGCAGTGTAATGACTAAAGACGGCGCTGAGATTACACCTACGCTACAGTTAGGTGTGAGCAGCAACGACAACTTTTTTATGACGCCGTCTGCCACTCAGTCACGTTTAATATGGAATATAGCGCCGAGTTTAAATGCATTGATTGAAGATGGCCCAGACAGTTATAAATTTGATATTGCATCAAGCACGTCGTTTCATAATAAAGACACAACCGATAACTTTACTCAAGTAAATGTAGGCGCAGGTGTGCATAAAGAGTTTACTAGTCAACACCGTTTAGATGTTACTGGTGATGCCGACTGGTTGTACGAGCCACGTGGTGGCGGATTAACTGAAGGCCAGGGCAGCGCTCTAGATGAGCTTGTAAATTATCAGCAACAAAACCTAACTGCTCGCTACGAATACGGCGCACAAAGCTCTAAAGCAATGGTTGCTTTAACTGCGGGTTACTATAACAAAAATTACCAAAATTTTACGGCTATATCTCAATTTCGTAATTACGATAAACCTATGTTAGGTGTTATTGGTTATTATAATACCCAAGCAGGCACGCGCGCATTTTTAGAAGTAAAGCAAGAAAACTACCAATACGATGTGATTGATTCAAACGGTATTACCCGTGACTCAGACGACGTAAAAGTATTATTAGGTATGGAATGGGAAGCCACAGCCGTTACTACTGGTTCATTTAAAGTCGGTTACCAAAATAAAGATTTTGAGTCAAGCCTGCGCGATAACTTTAGTGGTTTAAGCTGGGAAGCCGCAGCTGTTTGGAAGCCGTTGACCTATTCAACTTTACAATTAGTTACCAGTCGTGCCGCTAAAGACCCTTTATTAGAAGGCGATTACATTCGCGAGAGTGTTTACGGTGCAACGTGGCAGCATGATTGGAGCGAGTATTTAAGCTCGGTAGTCAGTGCTAATTATGTTGATCAACAGTACTCTGGTAATTTTAATCGTAAAGATAAAGTTAAAAATGCCCGCCTAGGCTTAAATTATTTAGCCAGTAACTTTGGTATGGTAACCGGCTATGTTGATTTTATTGATCGTAATTCAACTCAAGCGGACATTGAATTTGACCGCGTGATTGTGGGCCTAAACTTTACATTTGCATTAAAGGGAAATGAATGAAGGTTAAAATTTTAACTGGCTTAATATTGTTACTGAGCTTTTGTAGTTTTGCGAACGATTCGCAAAACTACATTTTAGGTGCAGGTGATAAAATAGAAATTAAAGTATTTGGCCAGCCTGATTTAGATGTAACCTCACTGCTTGGCAATAGTGGTGAGATTAACTACCCATTTTTAGGTAAGGTGAAACTTGTGGGTTTAAGTGTTTCGCAAGTTGAGCAAACAATAAGCGAAGGCCTGCAGCCAGATTATTTAGTTAACCCTAATGTGTATGCGCAAGTTATAGAATACCGGCCTTTTTATATACATGGTGAAGTTAAAGAGCCAGGCGCATACCCCTATCAACCCGCTATGACAGTAAATCAAGCAATAGCATTAGCCGGTGGGTTAACTGAGCGCGCCTCAGTTGACAAAATATTTATTTTTAAAGAGCAAACCAAACAGCAGCAACAAAAAGGTAGTTTAAACAGCCAAATTGCAGCGGGTGACACCATAAAAATAGAGCAGCGCTTGTTTTAAGCAGTTTAAGGCAGTAATAATAAAATGAATACACACTCTGAAAAACCTAGCAACAACGAGGAAGTTATTGATTTAGGTGCTTATCTTAATGTTATTAAGCAAAGCAAATGGAAGATTTTAGGTTTTGCTATTGTAGTTACATTACTCACTATAATGGTTGCTTTAACGTTAGTGCCTAAGTATGTGGCTACAGCCACTTTATTGATTGAGTCGGAGCAAACCAAAGCGGTGAGTTTTGATGAAATTTATGGTTTAGATTCTACTAAAAAAGAGTATTATTTAACTCAGTTTGAAGTGATTAAGTCAAATAGCATTGCCCGTGAGGTAATTACTAAACTTAACTTAAAAGATCATACCGACTTTATTGCTAGGCCTTCACTCACTGGTGAGCTTAAAGCTATTGTTAAGCAGCTTTTACCCTTTTTAAATAAAAAAGAAGGCTCTGTTCTTAGTGAAGAAGAGCAAGCAGAACGTGAAATGCTGGGCTTATTAGCTGCATTTAAGTCTCGTTTGAGTGTATCCCCAATAATTAAAACTCAGTTGGTTCGCGTTAGCTTTGAGTCGAGCGATCCTAAGTTGGCTGCGTTAGTCGCTAATACTGTGGGTGAGGTTTACATAGAAAGCCAAATGCGCGCAAAAATGGGCATTACCCAGCAGGCATCGAGCTGGTTAAACACGCGTTTATCTGAATTACGTATACAACTAGATAGCTCTGAGGTACGTTTACAAGCCTATCGAGAAGAGCAAAAGCTGGTTGATATAGAAGGTATAGCAGGGCTGGTTACCCAAGAGCTTGAGCAAACTTCCAAACAATTAGTTGATGCTCGCGCGACTAAAAATAACCTAGAAAGCATTAACCGTGTAATTAACGAATATGGTAACGAAAACATAGAGCTACTTGGCAGTATGCCAGAGATTACTTCACACCGTGTAGTACAAGATGTTAAACGCGAAGTAGTATTGGTTGAGAGAAAGGTAAGTGAGCTTGGTGAGGTTTATGGCCCTAAACATCCTAAAATGATTTCAGCAAAGGCTGAGCTTGTTACAGTTAAAACTAACCTAAATAAGCAAATTAAAGGTTTAATTACCGGTATAGAAAAAGAGCTCAACAGAACCACACGTACAGTAAATGCGCTTGAACGCGATTTAGCTAAAATTCGTGATGAGTATCAAGATATTACCCGCAAAGAAACCCAATATAACCAACTAAAGCGTGAAGTAGAAACAAACCGTAATATTTTTAATACCTTTTTATCTCGCTCTAAAGAAACTGAAGTGACCAGTGACTTTAGTTCAGCTGCTGCTCGCTTTACTGACCGTGCTTATGCACCAAACCAACCTAGCAAGCCTAACAAAAAGTTAATTGTTATTTTAGCTTTTGTGGCAAGTTTTGGTTTTGCAGTGGTAATGACCTTTGTTTTTGATGCCTTAAATGACACAGTTAAAAACAAAAACGATGTAGAAAATAAACTTGCGCAGCGTATGCTTGGTTTGTTGCCTCACGTTGCAGTTCCTAAAAAGAGCTATTTTCCTATTCATGCTTATTTAGAAGATACTTATCGCCGCTTTGCTGAGTCGGTACGTACATTCCGCACTAGTTTATTGTTAACTCATCTTGACCGAGCGCATCAGGTTATAGCGGTTACCTCTACCTCCCCAGGAGAGGGTAAAACCACCACCTCTGCCAATTTAGCGATGTCGTTGGCACAAATGGGCAAGGTATTACTGATAGATGCCGATTTACGTAAACCAACGTTAGCTAAACGTTTTGATATACCTGTATTTCACCCAGGTTTAAGTAATTTAATGATAGGTACTGAGCAACTAGCTGAGTGTGTACATGTTGATACACAATCGGGTGTCACTATTATGCCAAGCGGGCAAATACCGTCGAATCCACTTGAGCTTTTATCAAACCCACGTTTTGCTGAGTTACTTGGCGAGTTAAAAGCGCAGTACGATCACATTATTGTTGATACACCGCCTACACAGGCAGTAAGTGATGCATTAGTAATTGCGCAAAGTGTTGACTCGGTTGTTTATGTTGTTAAGTCAGACATAACCCGTATTAAACCAATTACAGCTGGCCTTGAGCGTTTATTTGAAGTAAAAGCCCATGTTGCTGGTGTGGTACTTAACAAGGTAGATATGAGTAAGTCTAAAGATGAGCATAGTCATGGTTACTATGATTATTACGATTACTCTCAGCAACCTGAAAAGCCACAAGCGTAACGAAGTTAATTTATGATTGATATTCATACGCATATTTTGCCGGGTATTGATGATGGCGCTAAAGATTTAACTGAATCTTTAGCGCTTTTAAAATTGGCTGAAAACGACGGCATTACTCATATGGTGGCAACGCCACATATACATATGGGTCGCTTTAACAATGCGACTGCTCAAATCAAAAACGATTTAGAGAGTTTAAAGCTAGAGGCACATAAAGAGGGTATTAATGTTAAATTAGCGGCTGCTGCTGAGGTGCGTTTAGACGTAGAACTTATGGCAATGGTGATGGCTAATAAGCTGCCTTTTATTGGTAAAATAGCAGACAAAAATGTGTTGTTATTAGAGTTACCGCATTCACACATGCCACAAGGTTACGATAAGTTTATACAGTGGCTCGCTAAACAAAACACACGCGTTATTATTCCGCACCCTGAGCGTAATCGCGATATTCAGTCAAACCTTTATTATATTCAGCACTTAAAGCAGTTAGGCTGCGACTTTCAATTAACTGCATCGAGTATTGAAGGCGAGTGGGGCGAAAGCGCTCAAGCTATAGCGTTACAAATGCTAAAAGATGGTTTAGTGAACTATGTTGCCTCTGATGCCCATTCAGTAAAGCGCCGACCGCCTATTTTAAGCCAAGCTAAAAATACAGTAGCGCAGTTAATAGGTGAAGAGCAGGCAACAGCGCTTTTTGTAACTAACCCGCTGCAATTAACCGAGAGCTTATTTAATGACTAAATTAAACATGGTCAAGGTAGTGCCTGCTGTTATTTTAGCTCTAATAGTGCTTGTAATTGCATATAGCAGCATGCAAAGTATGCGCGCTAATGCATGGTACTTTCATGCACTTAATATTGTGCAAGAGTCGGATGGTGCTTTATCTGGTTCATCGCTTCAAGCTGCAGAAAATGCGATTACGTTAGCTACGAATATGGATCCCGAGCATCCTCATTATTGGCATTTTTTAGCCCATATCAAATTACTAAGCCTCAGTGGTATAGATAGCACATCAAGTGAGCAATCAGATAAAGTAAAGCAAACATATCAACAAGCTGAGCAGGCGTTATTAAAGTCAGTTGAGCTTAGACAAACTTGGGCACAAACTTGGATGAGCTTAGCGCAAGTTGTAAGTTATCAAGAGGGACCAACAGAGCGGGTATACAATTATATTCAGCAAGCCAAAAAAGTAGGCCCATATAAGTTAGATATTCATTTAGGCATTATTCAAATTGCGTTAATGCACTGGAGTGAACTACCACCTACCTACAAAGCCCTTTATGTGAATGAGCTTAAATTAGCTTCTAAATATGGTTATAAATTTTATGATGTGTTTAGTATGGCTGAGCAAATGAATCGTTTGCCAATAGTGTGTTTATCGCTGCAATTTGGTTCTCATTATGAGGCTATCAGAGGCAGCTGGATGTTTAATAAATACTGTGGTTAAAACACGAGCCACGAGCTTCGAGTAACGGGCCTTGAACCTCGCAGCTCGTCTACTCTGAACTTTAACCTTTTTTGAACCACAGAGAGCACCGAGGCGCTTCGTGCTGCACAGAGAAAAAGCTTCAATTTTGGAAATCTAATAACTAAGAACAGTTCTTTAATCTTTGTCTTTAATTACTTTCTCTGTGTTCTCCTATCCTCTGTGGTAAATAAATTTTTAAGAGCTTATTGTAATGCCCAGGTCCGGTTGTCCGATCCCCGCAACCAGTTAACTTTCTCCTAAAACCTTTATTTTTGAACCACAGAGAACACCGAGGCGCTTCGCGCTGCACTGAGAAAAAGCTTCAATTTTGGAAATCTAATAACTAACAA contains:
- a CDS encoding outer membrane beta-barrel protein, which produces MKMRTNTITTLLVALGLSAPALAVELQPGSVMTKDGAEITPTLQLGVSSNDNFFMTPSATQSRLIWNIAPSLNALIEDGPDSYKFDIASSTSFHNKDTTDNFTQVNVGAGVHKEFTSQHRLDVTGDADWLYEPRGGGLTEGQGSALDELVNYQQQNLTARYEYGAQSSKAMVALTAGYYNKNYQNFTAISQFRNYDKPMLGVIGYYNTQAGTRAFLEVKQENYQYDVIDSNGITRDSDDVKVLLGMEWEATAVTTGSFKVGYQNKDFESSLRDNFSGLSWEAAAVWKPLTYSTLQLVTSRAAKDPLLEGDYIRESVYGATWQHDWSEYLSSVVSANYVDQQYSGNFNRKDKVKNARLGLNYLASNFGMVTGYVDFIDRNSTQADIEFDRVIVGLNFTFALKGNE
- a CDS encoding VpsP family polysaccharide biosynthesis protein is translated as MTKLNMVKVVPAVILALIVLVIAYSSMQSMRANAWYFHALNIVQESDGALSGSSLQAAENAITLATNMDPEHPHYWHFLAHIKLLSLSGIDSTSSEQSDKVKQTYQQAEQALLKSVELRQTWAQTWMSLAQVVSYQEGPTERVYNYIQQAKKVGPYKLDIHLGIIQIALMHWSELPPTYKALYVNELKLASKYGYKFYDVFSMAEQMNRLPIVCLSLQFGSHYEAIRGSWMFNKYCG
- a CDS encoding tyrosine-protein phosphatase, which translates into the protein MIDIHTHILPGIDDGAKDLTESLALLKLAENDGITHMVATPHIHMGRFNNATAQIKNDLESLKLEAHKEGINVKLAAAAEVRLDVELMAMVMANKLPFIGKIADKNVLLLELPHSHMPQGYDKFIQWLAKQNTRVIIPHPERNRDIQSNLYYIQHLKQLGCDFQLTASSIEGEWGESAQAIALQMLKDGLVNYVASDAHSVKRRPPILSQAKNTVAQLIGEEQATALFVTNPLQLTESLFND
- a CDS encoding choice-of-anchor A family protein, with product MTNSLLKFKKLSAVIALTLASSTTLAADLGVANDFSAFVFNDFKSNFGRADGAIAAGEIDLKGYSVGYTRPYSPEEYYLISESTIAFKYGRQYVGSMIAGGGTDIHWGVRWGMEWGSKILSNQNESAMPFNFDEQEEYYKNLSAELNQLSQTGTVYRKWGGLYLQGDGSSDRQVFNLDARDFAKAHTFKVWGIPADATVIFNITGDDNVVVKGKSFARLRHHASKTVFNFTNAQKLDIKGNRWEGVVLAPYADIRGVYGTAKMPIIGQSFYGSMALLGGEFDGDLPSVAQPISPFAIEQKWHWNSSDFMPDYNQVMATPVVVQLNDDNGDSVIDNNDVADVVVVSYKGKDLSNGILRALSGIDGTELWSYDAGQVVDARHTPAAADLDGDGLVEIIVSNKLDDFITIVDNKGVTKKQMLKASSKWEGTGNIAIADIDSDGIPEFMLGDSVYNYNSGVIFTYGWSASPIAFDSNNDGVQEVFGKGELIDKDGTVLWSYLGDDLSWFSSIADIDNDSQPEVILSIPSTSGKSSIVVLEQNGNVKWQVNNPANPGGGAQAISNFLGADDLGIVYSGFSSIDMYSPAGDIVWTVTNDDKWSGKMGVSAYDFNGDGIDEVIVQDHFKVRVLNGLNGEVLSTVANSTATLWEYPIVVDLEGDNNAELIVVSNNSDSNYIINNGVTVYGTADTSKPWKNATRIWNQHSYHQTNINQDGTVPTVESPSWLNNNTYRSSTLK
- a CDS encoding polysaccharide biosynthesis/export family protein — translated: MKVKILTGLILLLSFCSFANDSQNYILGAGDKIEIKVFGQPDLDVTSLLGNSGEINYPFLGKVKLVGLSVSQVEQTISEGLQPDYLVNPNVYAQVIEYRPFYIHGEVKEPGAYPYQPAMTVNQAIALAGGLTERASVDKIFIFKEQTKQQQQKGSLNSQIAAGDTIKIEQRLF
- a CDS encoding GumC family protein; this encodes MNTHSEKPSNNEEVIDLGAYLNVIKQSKWKILGFAIVVTLLTIMVALTLVPKYVATATLLIESEQTKAVSFDEIYGLDSTKKEYYLTQFEVIKSNSIAREVITKLNLKDHTDFIARPSLTGELKAIVKQLLPFLNKKEGSVLSEEEQAEREMLGLLAAFKSRLSVSPIIKTQLVRVSFESSDPKLAALVANTVGEVYIESQMRAKMGITQQASSWLNTRLSELRIQLDSSEVRLQAYREEQKLVDIEGIAGLVTQELEQTSKQLVDARATKNNLESINRVINEYGNENIELLGSMPEITSHRVVQDVKREVVLVERKVSELGEVYGPKHPKMISAKAELVTVKTNLNKQIKGLITGIEKELNRTTRTVNALERDLAKIRDEYQDITRKETQYNQLKREVETNRNIFNTFLSRSKETEVTSDFSSAAARFTDRAYAPNQPSKPNKKLIVILAFVASFGFAVVMTFVFDALNDTVKNKNDVENKLAQRMLGLLPHVAVPKKSYFPIHAYLEDTYRRFAESVRTFRTSLLLTHLDRAHQVIAVTSTSPGEGKTTTSANLAMSLAQMGKVLLIDADLRKPTLAKRFDIPVFHPGLSNLMIGTEQLAECVHVDTQSGVTIMPSGQIPSNPLELLSNPRFAELLGELKAQYDHIIVDTPPTQAVSDALVIAQSVDSVVYVVKSDITRIKPITAGLERLFEVKAHVAGVVLNKVDMSKSKDEHSHGYYDYYDYSQQPEKPQA
- a CDS encoding 3-phosphoshikimate 1-carboxyvinyltransferase, with product MSNLQQDPAIRSLLERMPKNIQSTFTDEQLAHLKIAIGARQWGNHAVDCRGVVKFFKYRYYYVFLAGRNRRELSAKEQKVARFTQALILSTATTFFILFTLLVLYLIKSALGIDVFEGYSFGVWSWFKGLFN
- a CDS encoding undecaprenyl-phosphate glucose phosphotransferase gives rise to the protein MTSPRTFKPSGSSDANFYRLFDIFALFLAFQCAALIYDFKLTPIYAASALAVALSYLYSAELFSTYRSWRAGKFRTMVMCAWGSVLIAFAFLLVVSFLFKFTESLSRVGIAIWFMLSVAYLYIWRLGAYLYKRNRRKLGLSQRCVAIIGATESAAYLHAEIVKHDELGFNFKGFYDDRSPERLFEQLEQQGVEGGIQSAVDAARNGEIDILYIALPMKAQKRIADILLQLGDTTVDVHIVPDFLLSNLIHARIEHVGDVDTLSVFEAPCIGAHEFIKRTEDIVVSAIIVILITPLLLTIAAAIKLTSKGPIIFKQDRYGLDGRKIKVWKFRSMTVTENSDVVTQATKNDARITPLGGFLRRTSLDELPQFINVLKGDMSIVGPRPHAVAHNEEYRKKVEFYMFRHKTKPGITGWAQINGWRGETDTLDKMAKRVEYDLHYIKHWSLWFDVKIIFMTIFKGFKSENAY